From Mycolicibacterium cosmeticum, a single genomic window includes:
- a CDS encoding NUDIX hydrolase gives MTATIGYDAELRERIRANLAGHDRRDITDPTKRHAAVAIVLVDSELGEDRVDPAPVDEWIAGRPMPDAGLDGRMVDVSGGAAFLLCRRAARLNSHAAQWALPGGRLDPGETAVDAALRETHEEVGVELPGSSVLGLLDDYPTRSGYVITPVVMWGGGRLELRPQPAEVVAAYRVGLHQLLRDDSPRYISIPESPRPVVQIPLGNDLIHAPTGAVLLQLRWLGLEGRPDRVDDLEQPVFAWK, from the coding sequence GTGACGGCGACGATCGGCTACGACGCGGAGCTGCGGGAGCGGATCAGGGCCAACCTGGCCGGGCATGACCGGCGGGATATCACCGACCCGACCAAGCGGCACGCCGCGGTCGCGATCGTGCTGGTGGATTCCGAACTCGGCGAGGACCGGGTGGATCCGGCCCCCGTCGACGAGTGGATCGCGGGCCGGCCGATGCCCGACGCCGGTCTGGACGGGCGCATGGTCGACGTGTCCGGCGGCGCGGCCTTCCTGCTGTGCCGGCGCGCGGCACGGCTCAATTCCCATGCGGCGCAATGGGCCCTGCCCGGCGGGCGCCTGGACCCCGGCGAGACAGCGGTCGACGCGGCGCTGCGCGAGACCCATGAGGAAGTCGGCGTCGAGCTGCCCGGCTCGTCGGTGCTCGGGCTGCTCGACGACTATCCGACCCGCTCCGGGTACGTCATCACCCCCGTGGTGATGTGGGGCGGCGGGCGGCTGGAACTGCGGCCACAACCCGCCGAGGTGGTCGCCGCCTACCGGGTGGGCCTGCACCAGCTGCTGCGCGACGATTCACCGCGCTACATCAGCATCCCGGAAAGCCCGCGACCGGTGGTGCAGATCCCGCTGGGCAACGACCTGATCCACGCGCCGACCGGTGCCGTCCTGTTACAGCTGCGCTGGCTGGGCCTGGAGGGCAGACCCGACCGCGTCGACGATCTCGAACAACCGGTGTTCGCCTGGAAGTGA
- the cysD gene encoding sulfate adenylyltransferase subunit CysD: MTTDTVHVDELRLLEAEAVHIIREVVAELQRPVLLFSAGKDSIVLLRLAEKAFRPLPLPFPVLHVDTGHNFAEVIEFRDRRTTGQGHKLLVGSVQETIDSGRVADPGPGASRNRQQTRTLLDALEAGGFDAAFGGARRDEERARAKERILSFRDEFGQWDPRAQRPEPWSLYNGRIRKGEQVRVFPLSNWTEIDIWRYIELENLELPSIYFAHEREVFERDGILLAVSEYTQPTGDEKAAVEWVRYRTVGDLTITGAVRSTATTIDGVIAEISAATVSERGETRADDRTSVAAMEDRKREGYF, translated from the coding sequence ATGACCACCGACACCGTCCACGTCGACGAGCTACGGCTGCTGGAGGCCGAAGCGGTGCACATCATCCGCGAGGTGGTGGCCGAACTGCAGCGCCCGGTGCTGCTGTTCTCCGCAGGCAAGGATTCCATCGTGCTGCTCCGGTTGGCGGAGAAGGCCTTCCGGCCTCTCCCGCTGCCCTTTCCGGTGCTGCACGTCGACACCGGGCACAACTTCGCCGAGGTCATCGAGTTCCGGGACCGGCGCACCACCGGCCAGGGTCACAAGCTGCTCGTCGGCTCGGTGCAGGAGACCATCGACAGCGGCCGGGTGGCCGATCCCGGCCCCGGCGCCTCCCGCAACCGGCAACAGACCCGCACCCTGCTCGACGCGCTGGAGGCCGGCGGTTTCGACGCCGCGTTCGGCGGAGCCCGGCGCGACGAGGAACGCGCCCGTGCCAAGGAACGCATCCTGAGCTTCCGTGACGAGTTCGGCCAGTGGGACCCGCGGGCCCAACGGCCCGAGCCGTGGTCGCTGTACAACGGCCGCATCCGCAAGGGTGAGCAGGTCCGCGTGTTCCCCCTCTCGAACTGGACCGAGATCGACATCTGGCGCTACATCGAACTGGAAAACCTTGAGCTGCCGTCGATCTACTTCGCCCACGAACGCGAGGTGTTCGAGCGGGACGGCATCCTGCTCGCGGTGTCGGAGTACACGCAGCCGACCGGTGACGAGAAGGCCGCCGTCGAGTGGGTGCGCTACCGCACCGTCGGCGACCTCACCATCACCGGCGCGGTGCGGTCCACCGCCACCACCATCGACGGGGTGATCGCCGAGATCTCGGCGGCCACCGTCTCCGAACGGGGCGAGACCCGGGCCGATGACCGTACATCCGTGGCGGCCATGGAAGACCGCAAGCGAGAGGGTTACTTCTGA
- a CDS encoding sulfatase family protein produces MTGPRANVLFVHWHDLGRYLGAYQHTDVDSPRLDRLAAEGILFTRAHATAPLCSPSRGSLFTGRYPQSNGLLGLAHHGWEYRADVQTLPALLSESGWHTALFGMQHETSYPARLGFDEFDVSNSYCEYVVERAVDWLRRRTADPTGTPFLLTTGFFETHRPYPPERYDPADPDAVAVPGYLPDTPDIRQDLADFYGSITVADAAVGELLDTLAETGLDRTTWVVFLTDHGPALPRAKSTLYDAGTGIALIVRPPRDANIAPRIYDDLFSGVDLTPTLLDLLGVPIPEAVQGLSHAANLRGAAQDEVRTEVYTTKTFHDSFDPIRAIRTKEYSYIENYAPRPLLDLPWDIADSPPGQAVGPRVTTPRPARELYDLTADPAESRNLLTENTSGDDVLAAEALAGELALKLDDWRHKTNDVIPSDFAGTRISERYTQTYLSIHGRPATSRSGIAADRGVDRERSGQD; encoded by the coding sequence GTGACCGGCCCCCGCGCCAACGTGTTGTTCGTGCACTGGCACGACCTGGGCCGCTACCTCGGCGCCTACCAGCACACCGACGTCGACAGCCCGCGGCTGGACCGATTGGCCGCCGAAGGCATCCTGTTCACCAGGGCGCATGCCACCGCCCCGCTGTGCTCGCCGTCGCGCGGGTCGCTGTTCACCGGCCGGTATCCGCAGAGCAACGGACTGCTCGGCCTGGCCCACCACGGCTGGGAGTACCGCGCGGACGTGCAGACCCTGCCTGCCCTGCTGTCCGAATCCGGTTGGCACACCGCCCTGTTCGGGATGCAGCACGAGACGTCGTATCCCGCGCGGCTGGGTTTCGACGAGTTCGACGTGTCCAACTCGTACTGCGAATACGTCGTCGAGCGGGCGGTGGACTGGCTGCGCCGGCGGACCGCCGACCCGACCGGCACGCCGTTCCTGCTCACCACCGGCTTCTTCGAGACGCACCGGCCCTACCCGCCGGAACGCTACGACCCGGCCGATCCCGACGCGGTGGCCGTGCCGGGCTATCTGCCGGACACGCCCGACATCCGTCAGGACCTCGCCGATTTCTACGGGTCCATCACGGTGGCCGACGCCGCGGTGGGCGAACTGCTGGACACGCTCGCCGAGACCGGTCTGGACCGCACCACCTGGGTGGTGTTCCTCACCGACCACGGGCCCGCGCTGCCGCGCGCCAAGTCCACGCTGTACGACGCGGGCACCGGCATCGCGCTGATCGTGCGCCCGCCACGGGACGCGAACATCGCCCCCCGGATCTATGACGACCTGTTCAGCGGGGTCGACCTCACCCCCACCCTGCTCGACCTACTCGGGGTGCCGATCCCCGAAGCGGTGCAAGGCCTTTCGCATGCCGCCAATCTGCGCGGGGCGGCGCAGGACGAGGTCCGCACCGAGGTCTACACCACCAAGACCTTCCACGACTCCTTCGATCCGATCCGCGCGATCCGGACGAAGGAGTACAGCTATATCGAGAACTACGCGCCGCGACCGCTGCTGGATCTGCCGTGGGACATCGCCGACAGCCCACCCGGGCAGGCCGTCGGGCCTCGGGTCACCACACCGCGGCCGGCGCGCGAACTCTACGACCTCACCGCCGATCCCGCCGAGAGCCGAAATCTGCTCACCGAGAACACTTCCGGTGACGATGTGCTCGCCGCCGAGGCGCTCGCCGGGGAGCTCGCCCTGAAACTCGACGACTGGCGACATAAGACCAATGACGTCATCCCGTCGGACTTCGCCGGTACCCGCATCTCAGAGCGCTACACCCAGACGTATCTGAGCATCCACGGCCGCCCCGCCACCAGCCGCTCGGGCATCGCGGCCGACCGCGGCGTCGACCGCGAACGCAGCGGGCAAGACTAA
- a CDS encoding antibiotic biosynthesis monooxygenase — translation MTMLSFLVTLEARHGREADVAAVLREANKLVGAEPGAHVWFGFHYGGTTFGILDAFETDCEPHARLHSRVRTAVEAHAELFATPPVITIVDGLDAPLPRGPV, via the coding sequence GTGACAATGCTGTCGTTCCTGGTGACGCTGGAGGCGCGGCATGGCCGGGAGGCCGACGTCGCGGCCGTTCTCCGGGAAGCCAACAAGCTGGTGGGTGCCGAACCGGGTGCCCATGTCTGGTTCGGATTCCATTACGGGGGAACGACGTTCGGGATCTTGGATGCCTTCGAAACCGATTGCGAGCCGCACGCGCGGCTGCACAGCCGGGTCCGGACGGCGGTCGAGGCCCATGCCGAACTGTTCGCCACGCCGCCCGTCATCACCATCGTGGACGGGCTGGACGCGCCGCTGCCGCGCGGTCCGGTCTAG
- a CDS encoding carboxyl transferase domain-containing protein produces MRRLSAREVLDIVADADSFECWDAPIPEYAVDAGYAEELAAARSRTGLDESVTTGAVTIRGRRVVVLVSEFGFLAGSIGVAAGERLVTAIHRATAEGLPLLALPTSGGTRMQEGTVAFLQMVRITAAITAHKAAHLPYLVYLRHPTTGGVFASWGSLGHLTVAEPGALVGFLGPRVYEALYGDRFPAGVQTSENLQAHGLIDAIRPPEQLGEIVDRALRIMTDSPRSCPHAVDGPDWEVDDVPAWTSVLASRRRDRPGVRELLFHAAADVLPLNGTGQGEADPGLILALVRFGDMPCVLLGQDRSGQTPLTPLGPAALREARRGMRLANDLRLPLVTVIDTAGAALSKDAEEGGLAGEIARCIADMVDLDTPTVSLLLGQGTGGGALALVPADRVLSAQHAWLSPLPPEGASAIVHRDVEHAPQMAVRQGIRSLDLCRAGIVDLIIPELPDAADEPRQFCERVGAALHRALSELIAQDADMRRIARGKRFNRVGPVPPAGAPRTGP; encoded by the coding sequence ATGCGCCGGCTGTCCGCGCGTGAGGTGCTCGACATCGTCGCCGACGCCGACAGCTTCGAGTGCTGGGACGCGCCGATCCCCGAGTACGCCGTGGATGCCGGCTACGCCGAGGAACTCGCGGCGGCCAGGAGCAGGACGGGTCTCGACGAATCGGTCACCACGGGTGCGGTCACCATTCGCGGCCGCCGGGTCGTCGTCCTGGTGAGTGAGTTCGGGTTCCTGGCCGGCTCCATCGGCGTCGCGGCGGGGGAGCGGCTGGTCACCGCCATCCACCGCGCCACCGCCGAGGGGTTGCCGCTGCTGGCCCTGCCCACCTCCGGCGGTACCCGGATGCAGGAAGGCACGGTGGCCTTTCTGCAGATGGTCAGGATCACCGCCGCGATCACCGCGCACAAGGCGGCCCATCTGCCCTATCTGGTGTATCTGCGGCACCCCACCACCGGCGGTGTGTTCGCATCCTGGGGGTCACTGGGACATCTGACCGTCGCCGAGCCGGGCGCACTCGTCGGTTTCCTCGGACCGCGGGTCTACGAGGCGCTCTACGGCGACCGCTTCCCGGCCGGCGTGCAGACGTCGGAGAACCTGCAGGCGCACGGCCTGATCGATGCCATCCGCCCGCCCGAACAACTCGGCGAGATCGTCGACCGCGCCCTGCGCATCATGACCGACAGCCCGCGCAGTTGCCCGCACGCGGTGGACGGACCGGACTGGGAGGTCGACGACGTCCCCGCCTGGACCTCGGTGCTGGCCTCCCGCCGCCGCGATCGCCCGGGCGTGCGGGAACTGCTGTTCCACGCCGCCGCCGACGTGCTCCCGCTCAACGGCACCGGGCAGGGCGAAGCGGACCCCGGACTGATCCTGGCGCTGGTGCGCTTCGGTGACATGCCCTGCGTGCTGCTCGGGCAGGACCGCAGCGGTCAGACCCCGTTGACCCCGCTCGGTCCCGCGGCGCTGCGTGAAGCGCGACGCGGGATGCGCCTGGCCAACGACCTTCGGCTGCCGCTCGTCACCGTCATCGACACCGCCGGGGCCGCGCTGTCCAAGGACGCCGAGGAAGGCGGGTTGGCCGGGGAGATCGCTCGCTGCATCGCCGACATGGTCGATCTGGACACCCCGACGGTGTCCCTGCTGCTGGGCCAGGGCACCGGGGGCGGGGCGCTGGCACTGGTACCGGCCGACCGGGTGCTCTCGGCTCAGCATGCGTGGCTGTCACCCCTGCCGCCCGAAGGTGCCAGCGCGATCGTGCACCGCGACGTGGAGCATGCCCCGCAGATGGCCGTGCGCCAGGGCATCCGCTCCCTGGATCTGTGCCGCGCCGGGATCGTCGACCTGATCATCCCCGAACTGCCCGATGCCGCCGACGAGCCGCGGCAGTTCTGCGAGCGCGTCGGCGCCGCGCTGCACCGCGCGCTGAGCGAACTGATCGCCCAGGACGCCGACATGCGGCGTATCGCGCGCGGCAAGCGCTTCAACCGGGTGGGACCCGTCCCGCCGGCCGGTGCGCCCCGGACCGGCCCGTGA
- a CDS encoding purine-cytosine permease family protein: MTQELTDEPADAAVDPDDRLTATKETLEDYTLRFAPRSYRKWSTRVVGISALGGIAYLADFAIGANIGISYGTTNALWGILIFAVVVMLTGFPVAYYSARYNIDLDLVTRGSGFGYYGSVVTNVIFATFTFIFFALEGSIMAQGLKLGLGVPLWLGYAVSTLIIFPLVIYGMKVLSTLQVWTTPLWLILMVAPFIYLVISHPESVGQFFAYQGENGVQGFDIGSTLLAAGVCLSLIAQIAEQNDYLRFMPPKTPENKRSWWTWMFLAGPGWVIFGAIKQIVGLFLAVYLIANVADSAGIANQPVHQFLEIYQNFLPGWLAMTLAVVLVVISQIKINVTNAYSGSLAWTNSFTRVTKTYPGRLVFLGVNLLIALILMEANMFDFLNTILGFYANCGMAWVVVVASDIVFNKYLLKLSPKVPEFRRGMLYAFNPVGFGSMLIAAGLSVIAFFGGLGAAIRPYSPLVAIGLAVVLPPIIAIATKGKYYLRRTDDGIDLPMFDEHGNPAADHLKCLVCHHDYERPDMIASATGNGFICSLCLSTDKTGEHVLPA, from the coding sequence ATGACACAAGAGCTCACGGACGAGCCGGCCGACGCCGCCGTCGACCCGGATGACCGGCTCACCGCCACCAAAGAGACCCTCGAGGACTACACGCTGCGTTTTGCCCCGCGCAGCTACCGCAAGTGGTCCACCAGGGTGGTCGGCATCTCGGCCCTCGGTGGCATCGCCTACCTGGCCGACTTCGCGATCGGCGCGAACATCGGCATCTCCTACGGGACCACCAACGCGCTGTGGGGCATCCTCATCTTCGCCGTCGTGGTGATGCTGACCGGTTTCCCGGTGGCCTACTACTCGGCGCGCTACAACATCGACCTCGACCTGGTCACCCGCGGCAGCGGATTCGGCTACTACGGCTCGGTGGTCACCAACGTCATCTTCGCGACGTTCACCTTCATCTTCTTCGCCCTCGAGGGCTCGATCATGGCCCAGGGCCTCAAGCTCGGGCTGGGCGTCCCGTTGTGGCTCGGCTACGCGGTGTCGACGCTGATCATCTTCCCGTTGGTCATCTACGGCATGAAAGTGCTGTCCACCCTGCAGGTGTGGACGACGCCGCTGTGGTTGATCCTGATGGTGGCACCGTTCATCTACCTGGTGATCAGCCATCCCGAATCGGTCGGCCAGTTCTTCGCCTATCAGGGCGAGAACGGGGTGCAGGGCTTCGACATCGGCTCGACCCTGCTGGCCGCCGGCGTGTGCCTGTCGCTGATCGCCCAGATCGCCGAGCAGAACGACTACCTGCGGTTCATGCCGCCGAAGACCCCGGAGAACAAGCGCAGCTGGTGGACGTGGATGTTCCTGGCCGGCCCGGGCTGGGTGATCTTCGGCGCCATCAAGCAGATCGTCGGCCTGTTCCTGGCGGTGTACCTGATCGCCAACGTCGCCGACAGCGCCGGCATCGCCAACCAGCCGGTGCACCAGTTCCTGGAGATCTACCAGAACTTCCTGCCGGGCTGGCTGGCGATGACCCTGGCCGTGGTGCTGGTGGTCATCAGCCAGATCAAGATCAACGTGACCAACGCCTACTCGGGCTCGCTGGCCTGGACCAACTCGTTCACCCGGGTCACCAAGACCTACCCGGGCCGGCTGGTGTTCCTCGGGGTCAACCTGCTGATCGCGCTGATCCTGATGGAAGCCAACATGTTCGACTTCCTGAACACCATCCTGGGCTTCTACGCCAACTGCGGTATGGCCTGGGTGGTGGTGGTCGCCTCGGACATCGTGTTCAACAAGTACCTGCTGAAGTTGTCGCCGAAGGTGCCGGAGTTCCGCCGCGGCATGCTCTACGCGTTCAACCCGGTCGGCTTCGGTTCGATGCTGATCGCCGCGGGCCTGTCGGTCATCGCCTTCTTCGGTGGCCTGGGCGCGGCCATCCGGCCGTACTCGCCGCTGGTCGCCATCGGCCTGGCGGTGGTGCTGCCGCCGATCATCGCGATCGCCACCAAGGGCAAGTACTACCTGCGCCGCACCGACGACGGCATCGACCTGCCGATGTTCGACGAACACGGCAACCCCGCCGCCGACCACCTGAAATGCCTTGTCTGCCATCACGATTACGAGCGGCCCGACATGATCGCATCGGCGACCGGCAACGGGTTCATCTGCTCGCTGTGCCTGAGCACCGACAAGACCGGGGAGCACGTGCTGCCCGCCTGA
- a CDS encoding FadR/GntR family transcriptional regulator, translated as MAEQIRPVARPRLYEVIVEQLCKHMADRDMQPGERLPPERELAAQLGVSRASLSQALVALEVQGILSVRHGDGAVLVRRPVEDAAVRALREHADRLPEVIEAREALEVKLAELAAARRSEAEMAAIDDALAIMESEITDGERGVSGDEHFHAAITAAAHSPLLARLMGEIAELVRETRIESLSQSERPRASLEGHRKIADAVRRQDPVGAGRAMAEHIRMVSDVALLRTS; from the coding sequence GTGGCTGAGCAAATTCGCCCGGTAGCCCGACCGAGGCTCTACGAGGTCATCGTGGAACAGCTGTGCAAGCACATGGCGGACCGCGATATGCAGCCTGGCGAGCGGTTGCCACCGGAACGGGAACTGGCCGCTCAGCTCGGCGTGAGCCGGGCCTCGCTGAGCCAGGCCCTGGTCGCCCTGGAGGTGCAGGGCATCCTGTCGGTGCGGCACGGCGACGGCGCCGTCCTGGTCCGTCGCCCGGTCGAGGATGCGGCCGTCCGCGCCCTGCGTGAGCACGCCGACCGGCTCCCCGAGGTCATCGAGGCGCGCGAGGCGCTGGAGGTCAAACTCGCCGAGCTGGCCGCGGCGCGCCGCAGCGAGGCAGAGATGGCCGCCATCGACGACGCGCTCGCGATCATGGAGTCCGAGATCACCGACGGTGAGCGCGGGGTGTCCGGTGACGAACATTTCCACGCCGCGATCACCGCCGCCGCCCACTCCCCGCTGCTGGCCCGGCTGATGGGTGAGATCGCCGAACTGGTCCGCGAGACACGCATCGAGTCGCTGTCGCAGTCCGAGCGCCCGCGCGCATCGCTGGAAGGGCATCGCAAGATCGCCGATGCCGTGCGCCGGCAGGATCCCGTCGGTGCCGGCCGGGCGATGGCCGAACACATCCGGATGGTGTCCGACGTCGCGCTGCTCCGCACCTCGTGA
- a CDS encoding CaiB/BaiF CoA transferase family protein gives MASTLNTTGRTGPLNGTVVVDLTRALAGPHAAMMLGDLGADVIKVESPKGGDDTRGWGPPFVEPAGAERESTYFLCANRNKRSITLDLKTDDGRHALAEMVAKADVLMENFRTGVLDRLGFSPERLAELNPRLVILSISGFGHDGPEGGRAGYDQIAQGEAGLMSFTGSGPDDVQRVGVPIADLLAGMYGAFGVLAALRQRDRTGTGTVVRTSLLASVVGVHAFQGTKWTVAGEIGEAQGNHHPSICPYGLFPTADGAVQISVGSEGLWHRFCAGFGVDPDTEGMATNPQRVANRSEVIALVSKLFAGYDTTSLLRLLDEIGVPAGKVRNVREVYEWEQTRSQGLLVDVEHATLGPVTLPGPPLRFFRPDGTEVTETRHLAPPVLGADEDLVRAWLKEAV, from the coding sequence ATGGCAAGCACACTGAATACGACGGGTCGCACCGGTCCGCTGAACGGGACCGTGGTGGTCGACCTCACCAGGGCGCTGGCGGGTCCGCACGCCGCGATGATGCTCGGCGATCTCGGTGCCGACGTCATCAAGGTCGAGAGCCCCAAAGGCGGCGACGACACGCGCGGCTGGGGCCCGCCGTTCGTCGAACCCGCCGGCGCCGAGCGCGAGTCGACCTACTTCCTGTGCGCCAACCGCAACAAGCGCTCCATCACCCTGGACCTGAAGACCGATGACGGCCGCCACGCGCTGGCGGAGATGGTCGCCAAGGCCGACGTGCTGATGGAGAACTTCCGCACCGGCGTCCTGGACCGGCTGGGCTTCTCACCCGAGCGCCTGGCCGAGCTCAACCCGCGCCTGGTGATCCTGTCGATCAGCGGGTTCGGTCACGACGGCCCGGAAGGCGGCCGAGCCGGCTACGACCAGATCGCCCAGGGCGAGGCCGGCCTGATGTCGTTCACCGGTTCGGGTCCCGACGACGTGCAGCGAGTGGGTGTCCCGATCGCGGATCTGCTGGCCGGCATGTACGGCGCGTTCGGGGTGCTGGCCGCGCTCCGGCAGCGCGACCGCACCGGGACGGGCACGGTGGTGCGCACCTCGCTGCTGGCCAGCGTCGTCGGTGTGCACGCGTTCCAGGGCACCAAGTGGACGGTCGCCGGCGAGATCGGCGAGGCCCAGGGCAACCACCACCCGTCGATCTGCCCGTACGGCCTGTTCCCGACGGCCGACGGTGCGGTGCAGATCTCGGTCGGCAGCGAAGGTCTGTGGCACCGGTTCTGCGCGGGGTTCGGCGTGGACCCCGACACCGAGGGCATGGCCACCAATCCGCAGCGGGTGGCCAACCGGTCGGAGGTCATCGCCTTGGTCTCCAAGCTGTTCGCCGGGTACGACACCACCTCACTGCTGCGGTTGCTCGACGAAATCGGTGTTCCGGCAGGGAAAGTCCGCAATGTCCGGGAGGTTTACGAGTGGGAGCAGACCCGGTCGCAGGGACTCCTGGTCGACGTCGAGCACGCCACCCTGGGCCCGGTCACGCTGCCGGGGCCGCCGTTGCGTTTCTTCCGGCCGGACGGCACCGAGGTCACCGAGACCCGGCATCTGGCACCGCCGGTCCTCGGCGCGGACGAGGACCTGGTGCGCGCCTGGCTCAAGGAAGCGGTCTGA
- a CDS encoding SLC13 family permease gives MPVEVIPILALVVMFVAATVLPVNMGALGFVAAFFVGTMAVGMDADKIIGGFPSSLFLTLVGITYLFAIAQNNGTVDLLVRAAVRLVRGRVALIPWVMFGVTGLLTAIGALGPAAVAIVAPIALGFAARYRIRPLLMGMMVVHGAQAGGFSPISIYGVTVNNIAANAGLHNSPLTLFLGSLFFNAAIGVLLFVFLGGRELIGRSVHDDDETRPEGDTGAVGGGRTPATVMRGFGTTTTKARSQAVTAENAPPLATAVKAITFDQILTLVGLASLAVFALILDLDVGFVSMTVAVVLALASPKAQKGAINQISWSTVLLIGGVLTFVGVLQEAGTVEWVGNGVAALGAPLLVALLLCYIGAIVSAFASSTAILGATIPLAVPFLMAGEVGAVGVIVALSIASTIVDVSPFSTNGALVLANAQGIDRDAFYKQILKYSGLVVAVGPFIAWAVLVLPGWL, from the coding sequence ATGCCTGTAGAAGTGATTCCGATCCTGGCGTTGGTCGTCATGTTCGTCGCCGCCACGGTCCTGCCGGTCAACATGGGTGCGCTGGGCTTCGTGGCGGCGTTCTTCGTGGGGACGATGGCCGTGGGTATGGACGCCGACAAGATCATCGGCGGTTTTCCGAGCAGCCTGTTCCTCACCTTGGTGGGCATCACCTACCTGTTCGCGATAGCGCAGAACAACGGGACGGTCGACCTCCTGGTGCGGGCGGCGGTACGACTCGTCCGCGGCCGGGTCGCGTTGATCCCGTGGGTGATGTTCGGCGTCACCGGCCTGCTGACGGCGATCGGGGCGCTCGGTCCCGCGGCGGTGGCCATCGTGGCCCCGATCGCGCTGGGCTTCGCCGCGCGCTATCGGATCCGGCCGCTGTTGATGGGGATGATGGTGGTGCACGGCGCGCAGGCCGGCGGCTTCTCGCCGATCAGCATCTACGGCGTCACCGTCAACAACATCGCCGCCAACGCGGGGCTGCACAACAGCCCGCTGACCCTGTTCCTGGGCAGCTTGTTCTTCAACGCCGCCATCGGCGTGCTGCTGTTCGTCTTCCTGGGCGGGCGCGAGCTGATCGGCCGCAGCGTGCACGACGACGACGAGACGCGGCCCGAGGGGGATACCGGTGCGGTCGGCGGCGGCCGGACCCCGGCCACCGTGATGCGCGGCTTCGGCACCACGACCACCAAGGCCCGGTCCCAGGCCGTCACCGCGGAGAACGCCCCGCCGCTGGCGACGGCGGTCAAGGCGATCACCTTCGACCAGATCCTCACCCTGGTCGGCCTGGCCTCGCTGGCGGTGTTCGCGCTGATCCTCGACCTGGACGTCGGTTTCGTGTCCATGACCGTCGCCGTCGTCCTCGCGCTGGCCTCACCCAAGGCGCAGAAGGGCGCCATCAACCAGATCAGCTGGTCGACGGTGCTGCTGATCGGTGGTGTGCTGACCTTCGTCGGCGTGCTGCAGGAGGCCGGCACGGTCGAATGGGTGGGCAACGGCGTCGCGGCGCTCGGCGCGCCGTTGCTGGTGGCCCTGCTGCTCTGCTACATCGGCGCCATCGTCTCGGCCTTCGCATCCTCGACGGCGATCCTCGGCGCCACGATCCCGCTGGCGGTGCCGTTCCTGATGGCCGGCGAGGTCGGGGCGGTGGGCGTGATCGTCGCCCTGTCCATCGCGTCGACCATCGTCGACGTCAGCCCGTTCTCGACGAACGGCGCACTGGTGCTGGCGAACGCGCAGGGCATCGACCGGGACGCGTTCTACAAGCAGATCCTCAAGTACAGCGGGCTCGTCGTGGCGGTCGGGCCGTTCATCGCCTGGGCGGTGCTCGTCCTCCCCGGGTGGTTATGA
- the stf0 gene encoding trehalose 2-sulfotransferase, giving the protein MASPTAPTAYLVLASQRSGSTLLVESLRATGVAGEPQEFFQYLPTTSMSPQPREWFADVTDESILRLLDPLVEGKPDLAPAEIWRDYIQTVGRTPNGVWGGKLMWNQTPLLLDRAKDLPNRSGDGLLAAIRDVVGSDPVLIHVYRPDVVSQAVSFWRAVQTRVWRGRPDPVRDARAEYHAGGIAHVVKLLRAQEEGWRNWFAEEGVEPIDVSYPYLWRNLTTVVATVLEQLGLDPRLAPQPVLERQADQRSDEWVDRYRADAHREGLPT; this is encoded by the coding sequence ATGGCTTCACCGACGGCACCCACGGCGTATCTGGTCCTCGCCTCGCAGCGCAGCGGCAGCACGCTGCTGGTGGAATCGCTGCGCGCGACGGGCGTGGCCGGCGAGCCGCAGGAGTTCTTCCAGTACCTGCCCACCACCAGCATGTCGCCGCAGCCGCGGGAGTGGTTCGCCGATGTCACCGACGAGTCGATCCTGCGACTGCTCGACCCGCTGGTCGAGGGCAAACCCGACCTGGCGCCCGCCGAGATCTGGCGCGACTACATCCAGACCGTCGGGCGCACCCCGAACGGGGTGTGGGGCGGCAAGCTGATGTGGAACCAGACGCCGCTGCTGCTGGACCGGGCCAAGGATCTACCGAACCGCTCCGGCGACGGGCTGCTGGCCGCCATCCGCGATGTGGTGGGCAGCGACCCGGTACTGATCCACGTCTACCGGCCCGACGTGGTGTCCCAGGCGGTGTCGTTCTGGCGGGCGGTGCAGACCCGGGTGTGGCGCGGGCGGCCCGACCCGGTGCGCGATGCCCGCGCCGAATACCACGCCGGTGGCATCGCGCATGTCGTGAAACTGCTGCGCGCCCAGGAAGAGGGCTGGCGCAACTGGTTCGCCGAGGAAGGCGTGGAACCGATCGACGTCTCCTACCCGTATCTGTGGCGCAACCTCACCACCGTGGTGGCCACCGTGCTGGAGCAACTGGGCCTGGACCCGCGGTTGGCGCCGCAGCCGGTACTGGAACGCCAGGCCGATCAGCGATCCGACGAATGGGTCGACCGTTACCGCGCGGATGCGCACCGGGAAGGACTGCCGACATGA